From Juglans regia cultivar Chandler chromosome 8, Walnut 2.0, whole genome shotgun sequence, the proteins below share one genomic window:
- the LOC109006823 gene encoding nuclear transcription factor Y subunit C-3, protein MDQQGHSQPPPMGAVGGGSQLPYAINPYQTNQMTGQLTHPSVGAQPAGVQLAQHQLAYQHIHQQQQQQLQQQLQSFWANQYQEIEKVTDFKNHSLPLARIKKIMKADEDVRMISAEAPVIFARACEMFILELTLRSWNHTEENKRRTLQKNDIAAAITRTDIFDFLVDIVPREDLKDEVLASIPRGTMPVGGHADALPYCYMPPHHAPPVGTPGMIMGKPAMDPAMYAQQPHPYMAQQMWQQAPEQQQSPSDH, encoded by the coding sequence ATGGATCAGCAAGGGCATAGCCAGCCCCCACCAATGGGAGCAGTTGGTGGTGGATCCCAATTGCCATATGCCATTAACCCATATCAGACGAACCAAATGACCGGGCAGCTGACTCATCCATCTGTTGGGGCTCAGCCTGCTGGAGTTCAGCTTGCACAACACCAACTTGCTTATCAGCATATCCACcagcaacaacaacagcaacttCAGCAACAACTCCAATCTTTTTGGGCAAATCAGTACCAAGAAATCGAGAAGGTAACCGATTTCAAGAACCATAGCCTTCCTTTAGCAAGGATAAAGAAGATTATGAAAGCTGATGAGGATGTAAGAATGATATCAGCTGAGGCACCAGTAATATTTGCCAGGGCATGCGAAATGTTCATCTTGGAGTTGACATTGCGATCTTGGAAtcacacagaagagaacaaaagGAGGACACTTCAAAAGAATGACATTGCAGCGGCAATCACTAGGACTGATATATTTGATTTCTTAGTTGACATTGTGCCAAGGGAGGATCTGAAAGATGAAGTACTTGCATCAATCCCTAGAGGAACAATGCCTGTTGGGGGGCATGCTGATGCTCTCCCTTATTGCTATATGCCACCTCATCATGCACCACCAGTTGGGACTCCTGGGATGATCATGGGTAAGCCTGCAATGGACCCAGCTATGTACGCTCAACAGCCACATCCCTATATGGCTCAACAGATGTGGCAACAGGCACCAGAGCAACAGCAATCGCCTTCAGATCATTAG
- the LOC109006822 gene encoding signal peptidase complex subunit 3B codes for MHSFGYRANALVTFAVTILALMCAMASISDNFNHPSPSAHVEVLNINWFQKQSKGNDEVSMQLNISADLQSLFTWNTKQVFVFVAAEYGTPKNSLNQISLWDGIIPSREHAKFWIHTSNKYHFIDQGSNLRGKEFNLTLHWHVMPKTGKMFADKIVMTGYRLPEEYR; via the exons ATGCATTCCTTTGGGTACAGAGCCAACGCTTTGGTAACCTTCGCGGTGACCATCCTCGCCCTCATGTGCGCCATGGCCTCCATCTCCGACAATTTCAACCACCCCTCGCCCTCTGCCCATGTCGAG GTGTTGAACATTAACTGGTTTCAGAAGCAATCAAAGGGTAACGACGAG GTCAGCATGCAATTGAATATATCAGCGGACTTACAGTCATTGTTCACATGGAATACAAAGCag GTTTTCGTATTTGTAGCCGCTGAGTATGGAACTCCAAAGAATTCCTTAAATCAG ATCTCCCTTTGGGATGGCATCATTCCTTCTAGAGAGCATGCAAAGTTTTGGATTCATACCTCAAACAAGTACCATTTCATTGATCAG GGAAGCAATCTCCGTGGTAAAGAGTTTAACCTGACATTGCATTGGCATGTCATGCCCAAGACTGGCAAAATGTTTGCTGATAAAATAGTCATGACCGGATACCGCTTGCCAGAAGAATACAGATGA
- the LOC109006821 gene encoding probable serine/threonine-protein kinase PBL7 — translation MKGYSTLLDTKLHLIFSQHSSLSLSLSLAFFSLHCFVVLMEVNKTTDQAPARPPDHNTANNGHTQGHHHSNSQTNSHHGTSPSISVLIIIISITSLAVLFAIVLFIIIMLRRLKSTKSQGSCKEHNGINMNTNSTFIAHTTVNVYSSPDVRGGCLYGGHMGRTPPSKFRGVQVYTYKELEVATDGFSEANIIGSGGCGVVYRGVLSDGTVAAIKMLNREGKQGERAFRIEVDLLSHMHCPYLVELLGYCADQHHRLLIFEFMPNGTLQHHLHPSNNQHKQLDWGTRLRIALDCARALEFLHEQSITTPIIHRDFKCTNVLIDQHFRAKVSDFGLAKMCSDKITGQISTRVLGTTGYLAPEYASTGKLTTKSDVYSYGVVLLELLTGRVPVDTRRPPGEHVLVSWALPRLSNREKVVEMVDPSLQGQYSKKDLIQIAAIAAMCVQPEADYRPLMTDVVQSLIPLVKNLYSINSSGSSRFLNQAGSPRC, via the exons ATGAAGGGATACTCAACTCTCCTTGATACAAAGTTGCACCTCATCTTTTCCCaacactcctctctctctctctctctctctctcgctttctTCTCCCTGCATTGCTTCGTTGTGCTCATGGAAGTTAACAAGACTACTGATCAGGCACCTGCAAGGCCACCTGATCATAATACAGCAAACAACGGCCACACCCAAGGACACCATCATTCAAATTCCCAAACAAATAGCCACCATGGCACTTCCCCCTCCATTTCTGTTCTTATAATCATCATATCCATCACTTCCCTTGCCGTCCTTTTCGCCATAGTACTTTTTATCATCATAATGCTCCGACGACTCAAATCCACTAAAAGCCAAGGCTCTTGCAAGGAACACAATGGCATCAACATGAACACCAACAGCACGTTCATTGCTCATACCACTGTCAACGTCTATTCCAGCCCAG ATGTGAGGGGCGGATGTCTTTATGGAGGGCATATGGGAAGGACACCTCCATCTAAATTCAGAGGAGTTCAAGTGTATACATACAAGGAGCTTGAAGTGGCCACGGATGGATTTAGTGAAGCGAATATAATTGGGAGTGGAGGGTGTGGAGTGGTGTATAGAGGGGTCCTAAGTGATGGGACCGTGGCTGCAATTAAGATGTTGAACAGGGAAGGAAAGCAAGGGGAGCGTGCTTTCAGGATTGAG GTGGATCTACTAAGCCACATGCACTGCCCTTATCTGGTGGAGCTACTTGGGTATTGTGCTGACCAACACCATAGGCTTCTAATTTTTGAGTTCATGCCCAATGGCACTCTCCAACACCACCTCCACCCTTCTAACAACCAACACAAGCAGTTGGACTGGGGGACCCGATTGAGGATAGCTCTTGATTGCGCTAGGGCCCTTGAGTTCCTCCATGAGCAGTCAATCACAACCCCTATTATCCACCGTGACTTCAAGTGCACCAATGTTCTTATAGACCAACATTTCCGTGCCAAGGTGTCAGATTTTGGATTGGCCAAGATGTGCTCAGACAAAATCACTGGTCAGATTTCAACACGTGTGCTGGGGACCACTGGATATCTGGCACCAGA GTATGCTTCCACGGGTAAGCTTACTACAAAATCAGATGTATACAGCTATGGTGTGGTACTTCTAGAGCTGCTAACTGGCCGTGTACCTGTTGATACCAGACGGCCACCTGGAGAACATGTTCTTGTTTCATGG GCTCTTCCAAGGTTATCTAACAGAGAAAAAGTTGTGGAAATGGTTGACCCATCTCTACAAGGCCAGTATTCCAAAAAGGATCTGATTCAG ATAGCCGCTATAGCAGCCATGTGTGTGCAACCAGAAGCAGATTATCGGCCTCTAATGACTGATGTTGTACAGTCACTGATCCCTCTGGTCAAAAACCTTTATTCAATCAATTCTTCTGGTTCCTCCAGATTTCTAAATCAAGCAGGAAGTCCCAGGTGTTAG
- the LOC109006820 gene encoding E3 ubiquitin-protein ligase ATL6, with amino-acid sequence MTFFTRRSLIPCTGKYGTVTVFLLALLSPNIPWAAAQTNTDQDTYGRYARFSPSMAIIVVVLVAALFFMGFFSIYIRNCNSGQSGNSIRAGILSRRGATAARGLDPEVIETFPTLVYSVVKGLKIGKGALECAVCLNEFAEDETLRLIPKCDHVFHPECIDAWLASHTTCPVCRANLVPQPGDSVHPFPELDTDSDLEAQNEVAVESSNAETEQAQRVPEETEVIDVKQTLNRNRTRGSRSSRWSTRMFPFPRSHSTGHSLIQPGENTERFTLRLPMEVRKQIMNPKLNRATSMVFLPREGSSRRGYRTGGEGSSRGKSHRRMEKPDQLSKSERWAFFTRAWSMKSPKVAANNDGEGTSSQPAGEGSVNDSVRPHV; translated from the coding sequence ATGACCTTCTTCACGCGACGAAGCTTAATTCCTTGCACCGGTAAGTATGGAACCGTTACCGTCTTTTTGCTCGCTCTCCTCTCCCCGAATATTCCTTGGGCGGCGGCCCAGACCAATACGGACCAGGACACCTACGGCCGGTACGCCAGGTTCAGTCCCTCCATGGCGATAATCGTTGTCGTTCTTGTTGCGGCTCTATTCTTCATGGGATTCTTCTCCATCTACATCCGCAACTGCAACAGCGGCCAGTCCGGCAACAGTATCCGTGCTGGTATTCTCTCGAGGCGGGGCGCCACAGCCGCGCGTGGGCTCGACCCGGAGGTGATCGAGACGTTCCCTACCCTGGTCTATTCCGTCGTCAAGGGGCTCAAGATCGGGAAAGGCGCCCTGGAGTGCGCCGTGTGCTTGAACGAGTTCGCGGAGGACGAGACGCTACGTCTGATCCCGAAGTGCGACCACGTGTTCCACCCGGAGTGCATCGACGCCTGGTTGGCTTCCCACACAACCTGTCCCGTCTGCCGAGCAAACCTCGTCCCTCAACCTGGAGATTCAGTACACCCTTTCCCCGAGTTGGACACCGACTCTGACCTCGAAGCCCAAAACGAAGTCGCCGTCGAATCATCAAACGCAGAAACAGAACAAGCACAAAGAGTACCCGAAGAAACGGAAGTTATAGACGTAAAGCAAACGCTGAATCGGAATCGGACCCGGGGGTCAAGGTCGAGCCGTTGGTCCACCCGGATGTTCCCGTTTCCACGTTCACACTCGACGGGTCACTCGTTGATCCAACCGGGAGAGAACACGGAACGGTTCACGTTGAGGTTGCCGATGGAGGTGAGGAAACAGATAATGAACCCGAAACTGAACCGGGCCACGAGTATGGTGTTCTTGCCAAGGGAAGGGAGTTCGAGGCGAGGATACAGAACAGGTGGGGAAGGGAGTAGCAGAGGGAAGAGTCACAGAAGGATGGAGAAACCGGACCAGCTGAGTAAATCGGAGCGGTGGGCGTTTTTTACGAGAGCATGGTCGATGAAGTCACCGAAGGTGGCGGCTAATAATGATGGAGAGGGCACCTCATCTCAACCGGCGGGCGAGGGATCAGTGAATGACTCGGTTCGACCCCATGTATAA
- the LOC109006819 gene encoding transcription factor bHLH94-like — MALEAVVFPQDPFAYSTTGYNFLASGGNWSYDFVPQNEDEQQAGAFDSLENQTENCLYGGYHSSTPSMQVPAHDLNELHNYDPSTLDANNDTVLIANETHHVDHMSMTTMPTRPKRRRAKSRKNKEEIENQRMTHIAVERNRRKQMNEYLSMLRSLMPDSYIQRGDQASIIGGAINFVKELEQRLQLLGAQKESEEKCDAGDVSLPFSEFFTFPQYSTSSSTNYYCDNYSVAAMSEQVGESTQSAAIADIEVTMVESHANLKIRSKRRPKQLLKVVSGLHTMRLTVLHLNVTTADEVVLYSLSVKVEDDCKLSSVDEIATAVHQMLGRIQEDQEILLNY; from the exons atgGCACTTGAAGCAGTCGTTTTTCCACAAGACCCATTCGCTTACAGTACTACTGGCTACAACTTCTTAGCTTCGGGAGGGAATTGGAGCTATGACTTTGTGCCACAAAATGAAGATGAACAACAAGCTGGCGCTTTTGACTCTCTCGAGAACCAAACGGAAAACTGCCTATATGGGGGTTACCACTCCTCAACTCCTTCAATGCAGGTACCGGCGCATGATCTGAATGAACTGCACAACTACGATCCATCGACCCTAGACGCCAACAATGATACTGTGCTAATTGCTAACGAAACCCATCATGTTGATCATATGTCAATGACAACCATGCCTACTCGTCCGAAGAGACGCCGGGCAAAGAgtagaaagaacaaagaagaaatagagaacCAGAGAATGACTCACATTGCGGTCGAGCGAAATCGAAGAAAGCAAATGAATGAGTATCTCTCTATGCTTCGTTCTTTGATGCCAGACTCCTACATCCAAAGG GGCGACCAAGCATCTATAATAGGGGGTGCCATTAATTTTGTTAAGGAGCTTGAGCAACGCCTGCAATTGCTCGGTGCTCAAAAAGAAAGTGAGGAAAAATGCGACGCCGGTGATGTATCTTTGCCTTTCTCCGAGTTCTTCACCTTTCCACAGTACTCGACAAGTTCAAGTACTAATTATTACTGTGATAATTACTCGGTGGCGGCCATGTCTGAGCAAGTAGGTGAGTCGACTCAGTCGGCCGCCATTGCTGACATAGAAGTTACCATGGTGGAGAGTCATGCAAACCTCAAAATAAGATCGAAAAGGCGGCCAAAGCAGCTCCTCAAGGTTGTCTCTGGGTTGCATACTATGCGCCTCACCGTGCTCCACCTCAATGTCACAACCGCAGATGAAGTTGTGCTTTATTCTCTCAGTGTCAAG GTTGAAGATGATTGTAAGCTGAGTTCAGTGGATGAGATTGCAACAGCTGTGCATCAGATGCTAGGTAGGATTCAAGAAGATCAGGAAATATTGTTGAATTATTGA